A stretch of the Perca flavescens isolate YP-PL-M2 chromosome 10, PFLA_1.0, whole genome shotgun sequence genome encodes the following:
- the LOC114562456 gene encoding piggyBac transposable element-derived protein 3-like: protein MAERLQRGKKYKVEDFLERLVNGELSELDSLNSGNEEDETSSEIGGTERDSEEVTCMPEELDVANEIELEEKDSVVTEEDRGRQEEMTVTRKEEIKWRHRPFNTIMDTSFENPPIQEAHPMRPYEFFKQYIPDEIFNLMADNTNVYALQSGTLSFQPTSPGEIRTVIGLHLAMGVLKMPRVSMYWEAGMDIGIFQNTMPRDRFFQLRSHLHLVNNLEKPADNNDVFYKVRPLYDAIRSRCLELPLEENLCVDEQMVPFRGTLSVKQFIKGKPHPWGVKIYFLCGKSGMAYDFLLHQGTNMELSQEHRKQLGLGAGVVYHLSQRITEANHKLYFDNYFTMYNLLELLAERKIHAAGTARVFRFARPPLQSDKEMAKKPRGSCDEVVSLDGKVALVKWYDNRPVVMASNIVGVGRMNEVQRWDKKKAQFLMVSRPEVVKLYNEAMGGVDLLNQLVSLYRTEIRSKKWTLRMITHAFDMAVVNSWLEYRLDAKRANIQTKDIQDLLHFKMNVAQCLALGFPGDDLTAVPYPR from the exons ATGGCGGAGCGACTGCAGAGAGGGAAGA AGTATAAAGTCGAAGACTTTCTTGAACGTCTCGTAAATGGAGAGTTATCTGAACTTGACTCCTTGAACTCGGGAAATGAGGAGGATGAAACCAGTAGTGAGATAGGTG ggacagagagggacagTGAAGAGGTTACATGCATGCCAGAAGAACTTGATGTGGCCAATGAGATTGAGCTAGAGGAGAAAGACAGTGTAGTGacagaggaggacagaggaagACAGGAGGAGATGACAGTAACCAGGAAGGAAGAAATCAAGTGGCGTCACAGGCCATTCAATACAATCATGGACACTTCCTTTGAGAATCCTCCAATTCAAGAGGCTCATCCCATGAGACCCTATGAATTCTTCAAACAGTATATACCAGATGAGATCTTCAATTTGATGGCCGACAACACAAATGTTTATGCCTTGCAAAGTGGTACATTAAGTTTCCAACCGACAAGTCCAGGAGAGATCAGAACCGTAATCGGTCTCCACCTTGCTATGGGAGTGTTGAAAATGCCAAGAGTCTCCATGTACTGGGAAGCTGGGATGgacattggtatttttcaaaACACAATGCCCCGTGACAGATTCTTCCAGCTCCGGTCACATTTGCATTTGGTCAACAATTTGGAGAAGCCAGCTGACAACAATGATGTGTTTTACAAGGTACGTCCTCTCTATGACGCCATACGCAGTAGATGCTTGGAGCTTCCACTAGAGGAGAACCTTTGCGTTGATGAACAAATGGTGCCATTTCGCGGAACTCTGTCTGTCAAACAGTTCATCAAAGGCAAGCCACACCCATGGGGGGTGAAAATATACTTCCTGTGTGGGAAAAGTGGCATGGCCTACGACTTCTTGCTGCACCAAGGCACAAACATGGAGCTATCACAAGAGCACAGGAAGCAGCTAGGACTTGGAGCTGGAGTGGTGTACCATCTTAGCCAGCGGATCACTGAGGCCAACCACAAGTTGTATTTTGACAATTATTTCACAATGTACAATCTTCTGGAGCTGCTGGCTGAGAGGAAAATTCATGCTGCTGGGACAGCAAGGGTCTTTCGCTTTGCCAGGCCTCCTCTACAGTCTGATAAAGAGATGGCCAAGAAGCCTCGAGGAAGCTGTGATGAAGTTGTAAGCCTTGATGGTAAGGTGGCACTGGTCAAATGGTATGACAACAGACCAGTTGTCATGGCCTCCAACATCGTCGGTGTTGGCAGAATGAATGAAGTGCAGCGGTGGGACAAAAAGAAGGCCCAATTTTTGATGGTGTCCCGTCCAGAGGTGGTTAAGCTGTACAATGAAGCAATGGGCGGCGTTGACCTGCTTAATCAACTTGTCAGTCTGTACCGTACAGAAATTCGGTCAAAAAAGTGGACCCTGAGAATGATAACCCATGCTTTTGACATGGCTGTGGTCAACAGTTGGTTGGAGTACAGGCTGGACGCCAAGAGGGCCAATATCCAGACCAAAGACATCCAGGATCTCCTCCATTTCAAGATGAATGTGGCCCAGTGTCTG GCTCTGGGTTTTCCTGGTGATGACCTCACTGCTGTTCCCTACCCACGCTGA